Proteins from a single region of Artemia franciscana chromosome 20, ASM3288406v1, whole genome shotgun sequence:
- the LOC136040220 gene encoding uncharacterized protein LOC136040220 has protein sequence MSLIIQNYNDDDFYQNFRMTRSTFSKLYFCVRPYLETIYSGDLVLSIPLNEVLYVTLFYMASSSSIRTVAQRFGRSESGITFAINEVCRILEKIQHENIKWPDPTSYPLISAQFHAKSGFPGVIACIGCCQISVVKVKKTNLGRNSWIDYEKGNVDLLAMVLPDKSFCFTYIGFPGSGNGSYVFKNSIWHQNYLVNREIYFPRGTEEYHLIGDHMFPLYENLQVPFKNPDDCKINSQQIIVSRQHIHQQMKQKILYNKKFLKAKFTVEQSFRDLVNRFQRCQSYVIHRRQAVKEQTIKNYARIVTTACVLHNMCIQNGDLFQYQDLSQVALTDTITDWPTMTDSYISHYSVLTQSGTEKRNRIMKILT, from the coding sequence gcCCTACCTGGAGACTATCTATTCAGGAGACCTTGTTTTATCAATCCCATTGAATGAAGTCCTGTATGTAACCTTGTTCTACATGGCTAGTTCATCATCCATACGAACAGTTGCTCAACGTTTTGGACGTTCTGAGTCAGGAATCACGTTCGCCATCAACGAAGTTTGCAGAATTTTGGAGAAGATTCAGCATGAAAACATAAAATGGCCAGATCCCACTTCTTATCCCCTAATTTCAGCTCAATTTCATGCCAAGTCTGGGTTTCCAGGTGTGATTGCATGTATTGGTTGCTGCCAAATTAGTGTTGTTAAAGTCAAGAAAACAAACCTCGGGCGAAATTCTTGGATAGATTACGAAAAGGGTAATGTAGACCTTTTAGCCATGGTATTGCCAGATAAAAGTTTTTGCTTCACGTACATTGGATTTCCTGGAAGTGGCAACGGCTCATATGTTTTCAAAAACTCAATTTGGCATCAAAACTATCTGGTAAATCGCGAGATATATTTCCCTAGAGGTACCGAAGAATACCATTTGATTGGTGACCATATGTTCCCTTTATATGAAAATTTGCAAGTTCCATTTAAGAATCCTGATGATTGTAAAATTAATAGTCAGCAGATAATAGTCAGCAGGCAGCATATACATCAGCAGATGAAACAGAAGATACTgtacaataaaaaattcttaaaggCAAAGTTCACTGTTGAGCAGTCTTTTAGGGATCTGGTTAACAGGTTCCAGCGTTGCCAATCTTACGTAATCCATCGTCGCCAGGCTGTAAAAGAACAAACCATCAAAAATTATGCTCGTATTGTGACAACTGCCTGTGTATTGCACAATATGTGTATACAAAATGGAGATTTGTTTCAGTACCAGGACTTATCTCAGGTAGCGCTTACTGACACCATAACTGATTGGCCTACCATGACAGATAGTTACATCAGTCATTACTCTGTTCTCACTCAAAGTGGAACGGAAAAGAGGAATAggataatgaagatattaacttAA